From the genome of Miscanthus floridulus cultivar M001 chromosome 10, ASM1932011v1, whole genome shotgun sequence, one region includes:
- the LOC136488848 gene encoding uncharacterized protein: MEYTDEWFRKTEAFLNKAFGKASSSHLLEPCPYSKCANRRRINRVDMGKHLVKNGYMPGYTQWIYHGEAHRMREEVVRPRVEAFDDDAGVPDLLDDVHQALGVDEREKEEMEAATKAFYEMMNSAQKPLYDRSSVSELDAIGRLMALKSELNISRDGFDKMLIVIGTLLPEGHILPKSMYDSQKLLRALKMPYEQIHACPKGCVLFWKEHVDAKYCPKCESSRYLETDSGDGQKSQTTVPVKIVRRLPFLSRIQWLFMNEESAKQMTWHKNGKRYSPKKMVHPADGEAWKHFDNIYREKAGEAHNVRVALATDGFNPYGMMAAPYTCWPVFVIPLNLPPGVSFERHNIFLSLIIPGHPGSNMGVFMEPVIDELIHAWEVGVWTYDRATKTSFKMHVWYQYSMHDFLAYGLFSGWCVHGKFPCPVCKEALRFIWLQKGGKYSSFDAHRQFLPSEHPFRQDIKNFTKGVVVIDPPPRMMTGVEVHAQIDALVSALDGGFVGYGEQHMWTHKSGLTRLPYFDDLLLPHNIDVMHTEKNVAEALWGTLMDTEKSKDNTKARVDLATLCDRPKQEMQPPRGNKTWRRPKVDFVLTRAQRREVLQWIQTLMFPDGYAANLRRGVNLGTLRVNGMKSHDFHIWIERLLPAMVRGYVPDHIWQVLAELSYFFRQLCAKELDRSVVRDLEKAAPVLVCKLEKIFPPGFFLPM; this comes from the coding sequence ATGGAGTACACAGATGAATGGTTTCGCAAGACCGAGGCTTTTTTGAACAAGGCATTTGGCAAGGCTTCGTCATCACATCTGCTAGAGCCGTGTCCCTActccaaatgtgcaaacaggagaaGGATAAACAGGGTcgacatgggtaaacatcttgtgaagaatggatatatgccgggctacactcagtggatctaccatggtgaagcccatcgtatgagagaggaggtggtgagaccacgtgtcgaagcttttgatgatgatgccggtgtACCAGACTTGTTAGATGATGTTCACCAAGCACTCGGCGTTGACGAACGTGAGAAGGAGGAAATGGAGGCAGCCACAAAGGCTTTCTACGAGATGATGAACTCTGCTCAGAAGCCCCTTTACGATCGGTCCTCGGTGTCTGAACTTGACGCCATTGGACGCTTGATggcgttgaagtccgagttaaacatcagtcgagacggcttcgataagatgttgatcgtgattggcaccctgcttccggagggccacattctaccaaagagcatgtatgattCACAGAAGCTCCTTcgggcacttaagatgccgtatgagcagatacatgcttgtccgaagggatgcGTCCTATTCTGGAAAGAACATGTGgacgcaaagtactgtccaaagtgtgaatcgtctaggtacctggagacagactctggtgatggtcagaagagtcaGACGACAGTCCCAGTGAAGATCGTACGGCGCCTTCCGTTCCtatcgaggatccaatggctattcatgaACGAGGAatctgcgaaacagatgacatggcacaaaaatggaaaacGGTACAGTCCGAAGAAGATGGTGCATccagccgatggtgaagcatggaaacacTTCGATAACATATATCGTGAAAAAGCTggagaggctcataatgtacgtgttgcgttggcaacagatgggttcaatccttatggaatgatggctgccccatacacatgttggcccgtgttcgttatccccctcaatctcccccccggtgtctcctttgaacgacataacatattcttgtcattgataattcctggacacccggggagtaatatgggtgtgttcatggagccggtgattgatgaattgatccatgcttgggaggtaggggtatggacatacgacagagctacaaagacaagcttcaaaatgcatgtttggtaccagtactccatgcatgacttcttggcgtatgggttattcagcggttggtgtgttcacgggaagttcccatgcccagtatgcaaggaagctttGAGGTTCATCTGGttacagaagggtggcaagtattcgtcattcgacgcacatcggcaattcctcccttctgagcatccattcagacaagacatcaagaactttacgaaaggtgtcgtagtgataGACCCTCCAccacggatgatgactggtgtcgAGGTTCATgcgcagatagatgctctcgtgtccGCTCTAGATGGTgggtttgtgggatatggtgagcaacatatgtggacacataagtcaggcttgacgaggctcccctatttcgatgaccttcttctaccacataatatcgatgtaatgcacaccgagaagaatgtcgccgaggcactttggggaacactcatggacactgaaaagtctaaggacaacactaaggctagagtggacctggcaacgttatgtgatagaccaaagcaagagatgcagcctcctagaggcaacaagacatggaggcggCCTAAGGTTGATTTCGTCTTGACCAGGGCTCAGAGGAGGGAAGTACTTCAATGGATCCaaacgctaatgttccctgatgggtatgcagcgaatctgaggaggggagtcaacttaggcactctgcgagtcaacgggatgaagagtcatgacttccacatctggattgagcggcttcttccagcgatggttcgaggctatgtccctgatcaTATATGGCAAGTGcttgcagagttgagctatttctttcgccagctttgtgcaaaGGAGCTTGaccggtccgtcgttcgtgacttggaaaaagcggcacctgtgttggtctgtaagttggagaagatctttccacccggcttcttcttgccgatgtag